The segment ATGTTTAAATGCCTACTAGAAAGTAGACTTGTACTACCAATTAATTTTATAGCGTGTTGTATCCCCTTTTTATTCCTTTTTCAGTTTAAATAACTTAAAAGTATCTGCTTTTGGTTGATATCCTACTTTTTCTTTTGATTCTGTTATGTCTAATCGTTTGTATCTGTTATCTGAAATAGCTTTTAGAACTTCATAGTGTATATTTTCTGTTTCAATGCATCCAATCAATAATTGATTAAAGTCGTCTGGGTTTAGAAAAGCACTTAAATCTCTTGCGTTCATTTCTGTAAAATCCTTTGGAAATTCGTAGGCTCCAATTCGTAAACATATTGCAGAAATTCCGTTATTATGTGCATGATAAGCGGCTAAATCTTCTCCGAAACATTTTGATACTCCATACATGTTTTTGGGTTTTACAAGCATGTTCTTGTTTACCTGAATATCGGTGGGATAACTTTCAATAGTTTGGGCACTACTAGCAAAAATTAACCTTTTGCACTTTGCTTTTACGGCTGCTTTAAATATATTTTGGGTTGTTTTTATATTCGTCTCCAAAATTTCGTCCGATTCGGAAATCGGGTCTACTATTCCCGCCAAATGGATTACTGTATCAATTCCTTCGCATAGTTTTAAGCAAACTGATACGTTCATTAAATCTGCTTTTTTGATGCTCACTTTATCGGTAAAAACACCGCTAGGTGTTGCAATATCTGCAACGGTTATTTTATATTTATGTTCGAAGTTTTGGACAAAATAGGTACCTATTTTTCCAAACCCTCCAGTCATTAGAATTTTTTTCATTGATTTTTGGTTGTTTCCCTAAATTGGCTACAGTGTGCTTTTATATGATTAGTTGCTGGTTTTATGGACTAAAATTAAATAAATACAAGCCGAATAAAAAGTTTGTAAATATTTTTAATAAGGAGGCCTGCACTAGTAGTTAATTTTATAAGGTATTGGCAATAGTAATTGATGTTATTTGAAATACAATCCTTTACTCTCCAGCTTCCCAAAGTATTTTTCATACTGTTGAAGAGCGTAAATATCCATCATACCACCTACATAATCTAAAACTCTTCTATCCCATTTTTTAATAGACCTGTAATTTGCTGGCAATAACTTCATGTCTTTATTGTAGTCTTTGTCTGTGTATAATTCAAATAATCGAGTTAATACATGTTTACCTAACTGTTCATATTCAATAATATCAGACTGTCTTTATATTGTTTTAAAAGTTAGTTTTTTTAAACAATTTGCTAATTTTGCTAAACTTTTATACCCTAAAATATTATTAGATGTTAATCCTATATCTTTAATTAATGCAGCAGCTAATATAGAGCTAAGCTCTTTTCTAAATAACATAGCATATTCTTCAGATGTTTTATTATCCTTTGATTTTGATGCAAATCCTTTAGCATTCTCAATCATTTTTGAGAAAATAGTAGTCACATCCTTAAATTTATCACTAATACTAAACTCATGTAAAAGTTCATCAATACTAAAGGACTTTAATTTCAATGAATCTTCTAAATCATGAAAAGCATAAGCTATTTCATCAGTTATATCCATTATTTCGCAATCAATTGTTTTATGTTTTATATTATATTCTTCAAGCCAACTTTTAACTAATTCAAAATCCTTGTCATATAAGAATTTTGTGTTTTTGATTTCTTTATCTTCTTTATGTTTTTTATAATACTTGACAGTGCCAAGCATTGTTCTTACTGTCAAATTTAAACCATTGAAATTGTGGTGTCTTTTCTCTATACTTCTTAATATTCTAAACGTTTGAGCATTTCCTTCATATGTTTCTTCCGAACAATCTCCTAAAAA is part of the Polaribacter sp. SA4-10 genome and harbors:
- a CDS encoding NAD(P)-dependent oxidoreductase, which produces MKKILMTGGFGKIGTYFVQNFEHKYKITVADIATPSGVFTDKVSIKKADLMNVSVCLKLCEGIDTVIHLAGIVDPISESDEILETNIKTTQNIFKAAVKAKCKRLIFASSAQTIESYPTDIQVNKNMLVKPKNMYGVSKCFGEDLAAYHAHNNGISAICLRIGAYEFPKDFTEMNARDLSAFLNPDDFNQLLIGCIETENIHYEVLKAISDNRYKRLDITESKEKVGYQPKADTFKLFKLKKE
- the dgt gene encoding dGTP triphosphohydrolase; protein product: MDTQTVQVCSLAHDLGNPPFGHAGEIFLGDCSEETYEGNAQTFRILRSIEKRHHNFNGLNLTVRTMLGTVKYYKKHKEDKEIKNTKFLYDKDFELVKSWLEEYNIKHKTIDCEIMDITDEIAYAFHDLEDSLKLKSFSIDELLHEFSISDKFKDVTTIFSKMIENAKGFASKSKDNKTSEEYAMLFRKELSSILAAALIKDIGLTSNNILGYKSLAKLANCLKKLTFKTI